AGAATTTAGAAGCACTTTGTGAATATTATAACATAGAGCGTGAAAATGCACATAGAGCCATCGATGATGCCCTTGCGACGCAGCAGGTTTTTGAAATGCAGCAGGCACAACTGGAAAAAGAAAATCCAGATGATTTTATTCCAAAACCGCTGCTTTATAAGACAAAAAAACAGACGCCCGCAACCGGGCGCCAGAAAAAACAGATTGAGCTGTTTGCAAAAAAACAGCAGATTACATTGGAAACTCCGGTCGAGAAGCTGACAAGAAGCGAGGCCTCCAGATTAATTGACCAGTTTATTACCCAATATGGTCAAGCTTATCGAGAATGGGCTGCTTCATTAAAGAAGTAAGACCGGACGCCGCATCTTTTAGGTGGGCAATGCCTTGTGTGTTACCGTTTTTTGCATAAAGTTCTGCGAGAAGTGTGTAGTTTGCACTCATATCCGTGCCGGTTTCGATTCCAAATTCCAAAACAGGAATGGCTTCGTTTTCATAACCGTTTTTGATGAGGCATTTTGCATATAATACCAAGGTCTGAACCAGTCGGGTATAGTTTTGTTCGTATTCAGTCAGGTCTGGAAGATTGGCAGGACCATATTTCAGCTTCAGGTCGGTGTTGGACATACCGTTCAAATTCAGCATTTTTTTCGGGGAAAGTGCCTCTAAATCGGCAACATAGCTTTGCAATTCCTCATCATCGCTGATATTAGTTGGAAATTTTTCAAAAGGTATGGTAATATAGGAAAGTCCGCTGATATCCTGGCGCCTTACATGGTTAGCCTCAGCTTCGCGGTTCCAAAATTGTTCGTCGATTTCTGCTTGTTTTTGATTATTACGCCGGATGGCGTATGCTAAAATAAGTACAAAGACGATAAAGAGTCCTAAAAATGGGAATGCCATAGTGTACTTCCTTTCTAAAAAAATAATCGAGGTGTAAAAATGTATAACTTTAATAATAACAAAAACAGAAAAACATTTGCCGCAGTTGTAGTCATTGTTTTGGTTGTAGCAATGCTTGTGACAACAATCTTATCTGTTATGTAAAAATATACAGAAAAAGAGAGGGCATGTCAAATATATTCGTGGATATGTACCTTGAAAACAAATTGACAAATGGGATATAATGTCGACAGGTGTTTTGCCACTATCAGTGCGGCAAAACACAGCTTGGAAACAAGTGAAGGAAATAGAATTATAAGAGGGTAATGAAATGAAAAATTGGAAGAAAATCGTACCATTTATAGCAATTGGATTGTTTGTGTGTTCAGTGGTAGGATACAATGTGACAGCAAAGGCACAGGAGGAAGATAAAATTGCGGATAAGGTGACGATTGGCGGAATTGATGTGGGCGGAATGAACGCATTAGAAGCATCCGAGGCCGTTGAGACACACGTAGAAGAGGCAATGAATACTACCTTCACATTACAGGCAGATGAGAATCAGATTGAGGTAAAGGCAAAGGACCTCGGAATAACATGGTCAAATACAAATGTAGTTGATGAGGCGCTTCACCTTGGAAAAACAGGAAATCTGATTCGCAGATACAAAGATAAAAAAGACTTAGAGAACTCAGGCAAAGAACTTGCATTGAAATATGATGTGGATGAAGCAGCCGTTTCTTCTATTTTAGAGGAAAATGCTGCTACCTTAAATACAAGTGTTGTGAACAACGGATTAACCAGAGAAGATGGAAAATTTGTCTTTGTAAAAGGTCAGTCCGGTGTGGAAGTGAACGTAGAGGATTCTATCGCACAGATTGAAACATTTTTAAGCAGTGACTGGGATGGCGAGGATGCCACCATTGATTTAGTGGCTGACGTTGTAGAGCCGGAAGGCAGTGAGGAAGAACTCTCAAAAGTAAAAGATGTGTTAGGAACCTTTAACACAAGTTTTGCAACATCTTCCGCTGCAAGATGTGCTAATATTGAAAATGCAGTTTCTAAGATTAATGGAACCGTGCTTTATCCGGGAGAAGAATTCTCAGCTTCTGGAACCATGGGAGAGCGAACAGCGGAGAATGGTTACCAGTTAGCCGGAGCATACGAGAACGGACAGACGGTAGAGGCTTATGGCGGCGGTGTATGTCAGGTTTCTACGACGCTGTACAATGCAGTGATTTTATCAGAATTGAATGTGACAGAGCGTTCCAATCATTCCATGATTGTAAGTTACGTAGATCCTTCTAAGGATGCAGCAATTGCAGGTGATTACAAGGATTTGAAATTTAAAAACAATACCAACGCTCCGATTTATATCGAGGGATATACAGCTGGAAAAGTGTTATATTTCACGATTTATGGACAAGAGACAAGAGATGCAAACCGAAAGGTTACTTATGAGAGTGAGATTGTGTCACAGGAAGATCCGGCAGTTCAGTTTGTAACAACTGCAGACCCGCTGGGAACTATCAGTGTGGCACAGTCTGCGCATACCGGATATCACGCAAAATTGTGGAAGATTGTCACAATTGACGGGGTAGAAGAAAGCAGAGAACAGGTGAATACCAGTGTATACAAACCTTCCGCAAAAATCATCAATATCGGACTTGGAACAGATAATGCGGATGCTATCAATGCGGTCAATGCAGCGATTGCGACAGGGGATG
This genomic window from Roseburia sp. 831b contains:
- a CDS encoding VanW family protein; translated protein: MKNWKKIVPFIAIGLFVCSVVGYNVTAKAQEEDKIADKVTIGGIDVGGMNALEASEAVETHVEEAMNTTFTLQADENQIEVKAKDLGITWSNTNVVDEALHLGKTGNLIRRYKDKKDLENSGKELALKYDVDEAAVSSILEENAATLNTSVVNNGLTREDGKFVFVKGQSGVEVNVEDSIAQIETFLSSDWDGEDATIDLVADVVEPEGSEEELSKVKDVLGTFNTSFATSSAARCANIENAVSKINGTVLYPGEEFSASGTMGERTAENGYQLAGAYENGQTVEAYGGGVCQVSTTLYNAVILSELNVTERSNHSMIVSYVDPSKDAAIAGDYKDLKFKNNTNAPIYIEGYTAGKVLYFTIYGQETRDANRKVTYESEIVSQEDPAVQFVTTADPLGTISVAQSAHTGYHAKLWKIVTIDGVEESREQVNTSVYKPSAKIINIGLGTDNADAINAVNAAIATGDEATVRATVAQYAAQTTETAAPAPSTEEQAIVQEPVVTPPPADTTTPTTDQTTTDTTTTPTTDQTTPDATVVQ